A portion of the Stigmatella aurantiaca DW4/3-1 genome contains these proteins:
- a CDS encoding MG2 domain-containing protein: MRWTVLAALAVAGVAAAKPLYITVPRAYGTQETVAVDVAFSSKGPVELRVLKPDTLDAFIRAQGDLRRAYQVPPVLKNPGRALSRGLNAVRLPSTYLLYSFSPEFRDTVSPALPQRGAEDTAPSLNQMVEGPDKLVGVPAGFTVARSQWLNLDLGGTGADFSVPGFSSWSGGGFQERRVMLAPLPAGTYLLQLVQGRVEGQVVLVVSDLTVQLKQTDGQVLVRVAGRDQKPRPGAQVQVYLPSGQGVSGKTDERGEVTLAVSEPRLLATATVDGDTALVDTDFYSALAVAPDVFIYSDRPIYKPGDTVKFRGLVRQPDTFLARLLTPRKKEVAVKLVSAEGREVATRTAVDEFGSFYGQMQVPGDLGTGVLRVTASVEDHAHQGEARVQDYVKPTFYLEVTPEQENIVPGAALKATVKARRYAGGVPAGARYEVFLYRTLVDAPAWVDDAGKGGAGSAVTYGTASSTEGKLSVPERLFSSVAAREVGEDPWASAAEFSAAGEAQIEIEVPPLAAGEERLPYKYSLTVRARDDQATFANATVPFFLSEVEVLGVASFSSKLEKKGAEAVLSIRATTLSGKPYGATSGEVEFVLRKADGSEKSLGKHPFTTGADGVHRQKVPTAEVGTVLARVTVQDKRGKSWSGEESLLVIGGSDEPVTRVANLTLASLSGALSPGDSAQLVGLFPDGWGPGGRNEGPVWLTFTGAGLYGTQLLTQKGLTLQHAFSVEKRYGSAVYVSVAYPTATGRWEERTVAYRIVPAERTLTVKLEPRRAEAAPLTEQVIDVRVTDHEGNGLATQLSVGVVDKAVYAIQSEFRPKVLDFFYPPARNNVSNFYSAEFQGYGYGEALARKMAGLPDHAFASIKPPSRKPKDQDRDTAFWQPNVVTDREGRATVRFRLPSNQTLWVVTAVAADTSGRFGEGTAEFATRGGLNLYAALPQFLRAGDEALASVRLSSGQDAKGSQSLNVRLASAGVLQAKTQEQQVELPQGGEQVIALPLKANSAGSAELAVDVTGGKEPLRDRRALAVRPAVLEEPVKVSAWSGGELALPAAGSATLANVELVLQPSVVDAALSNVRELLTYPYGCLEQLVSTTVPNVALFQTLKKVDMLTRLDTDSQALLAEARSRSVQGTARILALAVKGGGFTWFAGYSEPSLPMTLIALDGLAYAVEAGLVDGNDARLTEAARWLEAQEDLPFEYDATRAYVLARMYGPRQAARVRALVERATAGDLYPLALAVLAAEKAEVMKEPALKARIDTLVTASNEGYVQLASMNPAAGAEHEAFFRYPLRRVGLTAVVAHAASFGALDVDKARRRLLEQLSQPDLSTFDRSTALLHSLWLIERDAKSFKKLAPPEVKGTQKVVSFVPRGMGLVATLEPGTRSVNVGAFEGVATLRATAQTPLPDVQPVQAGMSIERRYWVLRADGKVPLAAGEQVAQGEEVFVELLIDARGDNKSRSAYYVVEDAVPAGFVPLIEDKEFRGAPHALNLAPEALKRRVLTPERATFFFEEPAWWSDNPRSVGYVMRAQFAGSFTAPPATIEDMYVTSIRGRTKADVLAVKPSEKPRGDW, translated from the coding sequence ATGCGTTGGACGGTGCTGGCGGCGTTGGCGGTGGCGGGCGTGGCGGCGGCCAAGCCGCTCTACATCACCGTGCCGCGGGCCTATGGCACCCAGGAGACGGTGGCGGTGGACGTGGCGTTCTCCAGCAAGGGGCCGGTGGAGCTGCGGGTGCTCAAGCCGGACACCTTGGACGCCTTCATCCGCGCGCAGGGCGACTTGCGCCGCGCGTACCAGGTCCCGCCCGTGTTGAAGAACCCCGGGCGAGCGCTCAGCCGCGGCCTCAATGCCGTGCGCCTGCCCAGCACCTATTTGCTCTATTCCTTCAGCCCGGAGTTCCGGGACACCGTCTCCCCAGCGCTCCCCCAGCGGGGCGCCGAGGACACCGCGCCGTCGCTCAACCAGATGGTGGAGGGCCCGGACAAGCTCGTGGGCGTGCCCGCGGGCTTCACCGTGGCGCGCAGCCAGTGGCTCAACCTGGACCTGGGGGGCACGGGCGCGGACTTCAGCGTCCCCGGGTTCTCCTCGTGGTCGGGCGGCGGTTTCCAGGAGCGCCGGGTCATGCTCGCGCCGCTGCCCGCGGGCACCTACCTCCTCCAGCTCGTCCAGGGGCGGGTGGAGGGCCAGGTGGTGCTCGTCGTCTCGGACCTGACCGTGCAGCTCAAGCAGACCGATGGGCAGGTGCTGGTGCGCGTGGCGGGCCGGGACCAGAAGCCGCGCCCGGGGGCGCAGGTGCAGGTGTACCTGCCCTCCGGCCAGGGCGTCTCGGGCAAGACGGATGAGCGGGGCGAGGTGACGCTCGCGGTGAGCGAGCCGCGCCTGCTGGCCACCGCCACGGTGGACGGGGACACGGCGCTGGTGGACACGGACTTCTACTCCGCGCTCGCGGTGGCGCCGGATGTCTTCATCTACAGCGACCGGCCCATCTACAAGCCGGGCGACACGGTGAAGTTCCGCGGACTGGTCCGACAGCCAGACACCTTCCTGGCGCGGTTGCTCACCCCCCGGAAGAAAGAGGTGGCGGTGAAGCTGGTCTCCGCCGAGGGCCGCGAGGTGGCCACGCGCACGGCGGTGGATGAGTTCGGCAGCTTCTACGGGCAGATGCAGGTACCGGGCGACCTGGGCACGGGCGTGCTGCGGGTGACGGCCTCGGTGGAGGACCATGCGCACCAGGGCGAGGCGCGCGTGCAGGACTACGTGAAGCCCACCTTCTATCTGGAGGTGACGCCGGAGCAGGAGAACATCGTCCCGGGCGCGGCGCTGAAGGCCACGGTGAAGGCGCGGCGCTACGCGGGTGGCGTGCCCGCGGGGGCGCGCTACGAGGTGTTCCTCTACCGCACGCTGGTGGACGCGCCCGCGTGGGTGGATGACGCGGGCAAGGGCGGGGCGGGCAGCGCGGTGACGTATGGCACCGCCTCCAGCACCGAGGGCAAGCTCAGCGTGCCCGAGCGCCTGTTCTCCTCGGTGGCCGCGCGCGAGGTGGGCGAAGACCCGTGGGCAAGCGCCGCCGAGTTCAGCGCGGCGGGCGAGGCCCAGATTGAAATCGAGGTGCCCCCGCTGGCGGCGGGCGAGGAGCGGCTGCCCTACAAGTACTCGCTCACGGTGCGGGCGCGGGATGACCAGGCGACGTTCGCCAACGCCACGGTGCCCTTCTTCCTCTCGGAGGTGGAGGTGCTGGGCGTGGCGAGCTTCTCCTCCAAGCTGGAGAAGAAGGGGGCCGAGGCGGTGCTGTCGATCCGGGCCACCACGCTGTCGGGCAAGCCCTATGGGGCCACGTCCGGCGAGGTGGAGTTCGTGTTGCGCAAGGCGGACGGCTCGGAGAAGAGCCTGGGCAAGCACCCCTTCACCACGGGGGCGGATGGTGTCCACCGGCAGAAGGTCCCCACGGCGGAGGTGGGGACGGTGCTGGCGCGGGTGACGGTGCAGGACAAGCGCGGCAAGTCCTGGTCGGGCGAGGAGTCCCTGCTCGTCATTGGCGGCAGCGACGAGCCGGTGACCCGGGTGGCCAACCTGACGCTGGCCTCGCTCTCGGGGGCCCTGTCGCCGGGAGACTCGGCGCAGCTCGTGGGCCTCTTTCCAGACGGGTGGGGCCCAGGCGGACGCAACGAGGGGCCGGTGTGGCTCACCTTCACGGGGGCGGGCCTGTACGGCACGCAGCTGCTGACCCAGAAGGGGCTCACGCTGCAGCACGCCTTTTCGGTGGAGAAGCGCTATGGCAGCGCGGTGTACGTCTCGGTGGCGTACCCCACGGCCACGGGCCGCTGGGAGGAGCGCACGGTGGCCTACCGCATCGTCCCGGCCGAGCGGACGCTCACGGTGAAGCTGGAGCCCCGGCGCGCCGAGGCCGCCCCGCTGACGGAGCAGGTCATCGACGTGCGGGTCACCGACCATGAGGGCAACGGATTGGCCACGCAGCTCTCGGTGGGCGTGGTGGACAAGGCGGTGTACGCCATCCAGAGCGAGTTCCGCCCGAAGGTGCTGGACTTCTTCTACCCACCGGCGCGCAACAACGTCTCCAACTTCTATTCCGCCGAGTTTCAGGGCTACGGCTATGGCGAGGCGCTGGCGCGGAAGATGGCGGGGTTGCCGGACCACGCGTTCGCCTCCATCAAGCCGCCGAGCCGCAAGCCGAAGGACCAGGATCGCGACACGGCGTTCTGGCAGCCGAACGTGGTGACGGACCGGGAGGGGCGCGCCACGGTGCGCTTCCGGCTGCCCTCGAACCAGACGCTGTGGGTGGTGACGGCGGTGGCGGCGGACACCTCGGGCCGCTTCGGCGAGGGCACCGCGGAGTTCGCCACGCGGGGCGGCCTCAACCTGTACGCGGCGCTGCCGCAGTTCCTCCGCGCGGGGGACGAGGCGCTCGCCTCGGTGCGCCTGTCCTCGGGACAAGACGCCAAGGGCAGCCAGTCGCTGAACGTGCGGCTGGCGTCCGCGGGCGTGCTCCAGGCCAAGACGCAGGAGCAGCAGGTGGAGCTGCCCCAGGGCGGCGAGCAGGTGATTGCCCTGCCGCTCAAGGCCAACAGCGCGGGCTCGGCCGAGCTGGCGGTGGACGTGACGGGGGGCAAGGAGCCGCTGCGAGACCGGCGCGCCCTGGCAGTGCGGCCCGCGGTGCTGGAGGAGCCGGTGAAGGTGTCCGCCTGGTCGGGTGGTGAGCTGGCGCTGCCCGCGGCGGGCTCGGCCACGCTGGCCAACGTGGAGTTGGTGCTCCAGCCCTCGGTGGTGGACGCGGCGCTCAGCAACGTGCGCGAGCTGCTCACCTACCCGTATGGCTGCCTGGAGCAGCTCGTCTCCACCACGGTGCCCAACGTGGCGCTGTTCCAGACGCTCAAGAAGGTGGACATGCTGACGAGGCTGGACACGGACAGCCAGGCGCTGCTGGCCGAGGCGCGCAGCCGCTCCGTGCAGGGTACCGCGCGCATCCTCGCGCTGGCGGTGAAGGGCGGTGGGTTCACCTGGTTCGCGGGCTACAGCGAGCCGAGCTTGCCCATGACGCTCATTGCCTTGGATGGGCTGGCCTACGCGGTGGAGGCGGGGCTGGTGGATGGCAATGACGCGCGGCTGACGGAGGCGGCGCGCTGGCTGGAAGCGCAGGAGGATCTGCCCTTCGAGTACGACGCGACGCGGGCCTACGTGCTGGCGCGGATGTACGGGCCCCGCCAGGCGGCGCGGGTGCGGGCCCTGGTGGAGCGGGCGACGGCGGGAGACCTGTACCCGTTGGCGCTCGCGGTGCTGGCGGCGGAGAAGGCGGAGGTGATGAAGGAGCCTGCGCTGAAGGCCCGCATCGACACCTTGGTGACGGCGAGCAACGAGGGGTACGTGCAGCTGGCGAGCATGAACCCGGCGGCCGGGGCCGAGCATGAGGCGTTCTTCCGCTACCCCTTGCGGCGGGTGGGCCTCACGGCGGTGGTGGCCCACGCGGCCTCCTTCGGCGCGCTGGACGTGGACAAGGCGCGCCGGCGGTTGCTGGAGCAGCTCAGCCAGCCGGACCTGTCCACCTTTGACCGGAGCACGGCGCTGCTGCACTCCCTGTGGCTCATCGAGCGGGATGCGAAGAGCTTCAAGAAGCTGGCGCCTCCGGAGGTGAAGGGGACGCAGAAGGTGGTGAGCTTCGTGCCCAGGGGCATGGGGCTGGTGGCCACGCTGGAGCCGGGCACGCGCTCGGTCAACGTGGGGGCCTTCGAGGGGGTGGCCACGCTGCGGGCCACGGCGCAGACGCCGCTGCCGGACGTGCAGCCTGTGCAGGCGGGGATGAGCATCGAGCGCCGGTACTGGGTGCTTCGCGCCGACGGCAAGGTGCCCCTGGCCGCGGGGGAGCAGGTGGCGCAGGGCGAGGAAGTCTTCGTCGAGCTGCTCATCGATGCGCGCGGGGACAACAAGTCCCGCTCGGCGTACTACGTGGTGGAGGACGCGGTGCCGGCCGGCTTCGTCCCGCTCATCGAGGACAAGGAATTCCGGGGCGCGCCCCACGCGCTGAACCTGGCCCCCGAGGCGCTCAAGCGGCGGGTGCTGACCCCGGAGCGGGCGACGTTCTTCTTCGAGGAGCCGGCGTGGTGGAGCGACAACCCGCGCTCGGTGGGTTACGTGATGAGGGCCCAGTTCGCGGGCTCCTTCACCGCGCCGCCCGCCACCATCGAGGACATGTACGTCACGAGCATTCGCGGACGCACGAAGGCGGATGTGCTGGCGGTGAAGCCCTCGGAGAAGCCGCGAGGCGACTGGTAG